A part of Tardiphaga sp. vice304 genomic DNA contains:
- a CDS encoding transglycosylase domain-containing protein: MRQIVPSRWKTRFRHFMLDLDARIDSGLFSSGRGTRELYERFSTFMDRFYVGRWKRWVFIEPMSEMATIGLGGLILMLALAQPAFRETADDDWLKKSDLAVTFLDRYGTPIGNRGIKHNDSIPLEDFPDNLIKATLATEDRRFYDHFGIDIAGTARAMVTNAQAGGVRQGGSSLTQQLAKNLFLSNERTIERKVNEAFLAIWLETRLTKNEILKLYLDRAYMGGGTFGVDGAAHFYFNKSARDVNLAEAAMLAGLFKAPTKYAPHINLPAARARANQVLDNLVDAGFMTEGQVFGARRNPATAVDRRQESAPNYYLDWAFDEMRRLVETFPKSYSERVFVVRTTIDMNVQNAADAAIENQLRQFGRDYHATQAATVVSDLDGGVRAMVGGRDYGASQFNRAVDAMRQPGSSFKPYVYTTALLNGFKPTSIIVDGPVCIGNWCPQNYGHSYSGAVTLTQAITHSINVVPVKISIALGGKSPNPAKAGRAKIVEVARRFGIKAPLLDTPSLPIGSAEVSVLEHAVAYATFPNKGKSVTPHAVLEVRTGAGDLVWRFDRDGKQPLQAIPASVAADMAGMMSHVVSEGTARRAALDGIPTAGKTGTTNAYRDAWFVGYTGNFSCAVWYGNDDYSPTNRLTGGAMPAQTWRDIMVAAHQGIEIKEIPGIGAGTKNPAAVPSANVASSTPSAKPGPPPVLTRRGADILVRVEKMLEEASKTAGRTSSNEPVAPKPRASALAFPDSLASAGDAPAAAPAPASRKN, translated from the coding sequence GTGCGCCAGATCGTGCCATCCAGATGGAAGACCAGGTTCCGGCATTTCATGCTGGATCTGGATGCCCGCATCGATTCCGGGCTGTTTTCGTCCGGCCGCGGCACGCGTGAACTGTATGAGCGGTTCTCGACCTTCATGGACCGGTTCTATGTCGGCCGCTGGAAGCGCTGGGTGTTCATCGAACCCATGTCGGAAATGGCCACGATCGGCCTCGGCGGTCTGATCCTGATGCTGGCGCTGGCGCAGCCGGCGTTTCGCGAGACGGCCGATGACGACTGGCTGAAAAAATCCGACCTCGCCGTGACCTTCCTCGATCGCTACGGCACGCCGATCGGCAATCGCGGCATCAAGCATAACGACTCGATCCCGCTGGAAGACTTCCCGGACAATCTGATCAAGGCGACGCTGGCGACCGAAGACCGACGCTTCTACGATCATTTCGGCATCGACATCGCCGGCACCGCGCGCGCGATGGTCACCAACGCGCAGGCCGGCGGCGTGCGCCAGGGCGGCTCGTCGCTGACCCAGCAGCTTGCCAAGAACCTCTTCCTGTCCAACGAGCGCACCATCGAGCGCAAGGTCAACGAGGCCTTCCTCGCGATTTGGCTCGAAACCCGGCTGACCAAGAACGAGATCCTGAAACTCTATCTCGACCGCGCCTATATGGGCGGCGGCACCTTCGGCGTCGATGGCGCCGCGCATTTCTACTTCAACAAGTCGGCACGCGACGTGAACCTTGCGGAAGCCGCGATGCTCGCCGGCCTGTTCAAGGCGCCGACCAAATACGCCCCGCACATCAACCTGCCCGCCGCGCGTGCCCGCGCCAATCAGGTGCTCGACAACCTCGTCGACGCCGGCTTCATGACCGAGGGCCAGGTGTTCGGCGCCCGCCGCAATCCGGCGACCGCCGTCGACCGCCGCCAGGAGAGCGCGCCGAATTATTATCTCGACTGGGCGTTCGACGAGATGCGCCGGCTGGTCGAGACGTTTCCCAAGTCCTATTCCGAGCGCGTCTTCGTGGTCCGCACCACCATCGACATGAACGTGCAGAACGCGGCAGATGCCGCGATCGAGAACCAGTTGCGCCAGTTCGGCCGCGACTATCATGCCACCCAGGCGGCGACCGTGGTGTCCGATCTCGACGGCGGCGTGCGCGCGATGGTCGGCGGCCGCGACTACGGCGCCAGCCAGTTCAACCGCGCGGTCGACGCGATGCGCCAGCCCGGCTCCTCGTTCAAGCCCTATGTCTACACCACGGCGCTGCTCAACGGCTTCAAGCCGACCTCGATCATCGTCGACGGCCCGGTGTGCATCGGCAACTGGTGCCCGCAGAACTATGGTCACTCTTATTCCGGCGCGGTGACGCTGACCCAGGCGATCACGCATTCGATCAATGTCGTGCCGGTGAAGATCTCGATCGCGCTCGGCGGCAAGTCGCCGAACCCGGCCAAGGCCGGCCGCGCCAAGATCGTCGAAGTGGCGCGCCGCTTCGGCATCAAGGCGCCGCTATTGGACACGCCGTCGCTGCCGATCGGCTCGGCCGAAGTCAGCGTGCTCGAACATGCGGTCGCCTATGCCACCTTCCCCAACAAGGGCAAATCGGTCACGCCGCATGCGGTGCTGGAAGTCCGCACCGGCGCCGGCGATCTGGTCTGGCGCTTCGACCGCGACGGCAAACAGCCCTTGCAGGCGATCCCCGCCTCGGTCGCCGCCGACATGGCGGGGATGATGAGCCACGTCGTCTCGGAAGGCACCGCGCGCCGCGCCGCGCTCGACGGCATCCCGACCGCTGGCAAGACCGGCACCACCAATGCCTATCGCGACGCCTGGTTCGTCGGCTACACCGGCAACTTCTCCTGCGCGGTATGGTACGGCAATGACGATTATTCGCCGACCAACCGCCTGACCGGCGGCGCGATGCCAGCGCAGACCTGGCGTGACATCATGGTCGCCGCGCATCAGGGCATCGAGATCAAGGAAATCCCCGGCATCGGCGCCGGCACCAAGAATCCGGCCGCGGTGCCCTCCGCCAATGTCGCCTCGAGCACGCCGAGCGCCAAGCCCGGCCCGCCGCCGGTGCTGACGCGCCGCGGCGCCGACATTCTGGTGCGCGTCGAGAAGATGCTCGAGGAGGCCAGCAAGACCGCCGGCCGCACCTCGTCGAACGAACCCGTGGCGCCGAAGCCGCGCGCCTCCGCGCTCGCCTTCCCGGACAGCCTGGCCTCGGCCGGCGACGCGCCCGCCGCTGCGCCGGCCCCCGCCTCGCGCAAGAACTGA
- a CDS encoding YcgN family cysteine cluster protein, with protein MTTRPPKPSAQEGMFWKTKTLEEMSGAEWESLCDGCARCCLEKLEDEDTGQIYYTHVSCKLLDAGLCACKDYPNRSDQVPDCVRLTPDNVRTLNWLPPSCGYKLVAEGRDLYWWHPLISGSAQTVHEAGVSVRGRVQGTEATVPDEELQDHIVTWPGVLPKRARLKKRPV; from the coding sequence ATGACCACGCGCCCGCCAAAACCCTCCGCCCAGGAGGGAATGTTCTGGAAAACCAAGACGTTGGAAGAGATGTCCGGCGCCGAGTGGGAGAGCCTGTGCGATGGCTGCGCGCGCTGCTGCCTGGAGAAGCTGGAAGACGAGGATACCGGCCAGATCTATTACACGCATGTTTCCTGCAAGCTGCTGGATGCCGGGCTGTGCGCCTGCAAGGACTATCCGAACCGCTCCGACCAGGTGCCGGACTGTGTGCGGCTGACGCCGGACAATGTCCGCACCCTGAACTGGCTGCCGCCGAGCTGCGGCTACAAGCTCGTTGCCGAAGGCCGCGACCTCTACTGGTGGCATCCGCTGATCTCCGGCAGCGCGCAAACTGTCCACGAGGCCGGCGTCTCGGTGCGCGGACGGGTGCAGGGCACCGAAGCAACCGTACCCGACGAGGAGTTGCAGGACCACATCGTGACCTGGCCCGGCGTGCTGCCGAAGCGCGCGCGGCTGAAGAAGCGGCCGGTTTAG
- a CDS encoding patatin-like phospholipase family protein, translating into MSDIPISANSPVRAIPGEAKKLLDPLPALSLSGGGYRAMVFHIGALWRLYETGMLAPSGGITRISSVSGGSITAAFLGLVWNKLGVAAPDVHGKFVPNFVEPLRLLASETIDAESVIFGALLPGTISDRIAQAYDDALFKGATLQDLPDAPRFVINATNVQSGVLWRFSKPYMRDYRVGEVKNPTVPLARAVAASSAFPPVLSPCDLRLRDSDFTPGSGMDLQRPPFTTKVVLTDGGVYDNMGLETVWKSHKTVLVSNAGGDMHAEEEPKRDWAQHAYRVLNMIDSQVRALRTRQVIASFALHATKPDSDEARKGAYWGIRTDIADYPLADPLPCPHARTMQLAEIATRLKRIDDVTQDRLINWGYAVCDAALRAHVNKELKRPSDFPYPASKV; encoded by the coding sequence ATGTCCGATATTCCCATCTCGGCCAACTCGCCGGTCAGGGCGATTCCCGGAGAAGCGAAGAAGTTGCTGGATCCGTTGCCGGCGTTGAGCCTGTCGGGGGGCGGCTATCGTGCGATGGTGTTTCACATCGGTGCGCTGTGGCGGCTGTACGAGACCGGTATGCTGGCCCCCAGCGGCGGCATCACCCGGATCTCCAGCGTGTCGGGCGGCTCGATCACGGCAGCCTTTCTCGGTCTTGTCTGGAACAAGCTCGGCGTTGCGGCGCCTGACGTGCACGGCAAGTTCGTTCCGAATTTCGTCGAGCCGCTGCGCCTGCTGGCCTCCGAGACCATCGACGCGGAGTCCGTGATCTTCGGCGCGTTGCTACCAGGTACCATCAGCGACCGCATTGCCCAGGCGTATGACGACGCCCTCTTCAAAGGCGCGACCTTGCAGGACCTGCCGGACGCGCCGCGCTTCGTGATCAATGCCACCAATGTGCAGTCGGGTGTGCTGTGGCGATTCTCCAAACCCTATATGCGTGACTACCGCGTCGGCGAGGTGAAGAACCCGACGGTGCCGCTCGCGCGGGCGGTGGCGGCGTCGTCGGCGTTTCCGCCGGTGCTGTCGCCCTGCGACCTGCGCCTCAGGGACAGCGACTTCACGCCCGGCTCCGGGATGGACCTGCAACGGCCGCCCTTCACCACCAAGGTCGTGCTCACCGACGGAGGCGTCTACGACAATATGGGACTGGAGACGGTCTGGAAGTCGCACAAGACCGTCCTGGTCTCCAATGCCGGCGGCGATATGCACGCCGAGGAAGAGCCGAAGCGCGACTGGGCGCAGCACGCCTATCGCGTGCTTAACATGATCGACAGCCAGGTCCGCGCGCTGCGCACCAGACAGGTCATCGCCTCCTTCGCGCTGCATGCCACGAAGCCTGACAGCGACGAGGCGCGCAAAGGCGCGTATTGGGGCATCCGCACCGACATCGCCGACTATCCGTTGGCGGATCCGCTGCCGTGTCCGCATGCGCGCACGATGCAACTCGCGGAAATCGCCACCCGGCTGAAACGGATCGACGATGTCACCCAAGACCGGCTGATCAACTGGGGCTATGCGGTCTGCGACGCGGCGCTGCGTGCCCATGTCAACAAGGAGTTGAAGCGGCCGTCGGATTTTCCCTATCCGGCCTCGAAGGTATGA